The following nucleotide sequence is from Psychroserpens sp. Hel_I_66.
TGGCTGGATTGAAAAATTCTGCTATCAGTTCTCTCAAAACGGAATTCCGTTTGGCAACTACGAGCAGTTGTATAACGGTTTAAAGAGCTATGGTTTTATTTACGGTGTCAATGTAAAACACACCAAACATATTGGAAGTCTTCATACCTATTCCGAAGATGAAATAGCTAAGATCAATCTACTTACAGGTTTTTACCATATTTATTTTTTTAAAAACCCTAATGCCACTGTAGCATCCTTTATTAAAGATCTATTATTTTTTTATAAAACTCTAGAGGTTTCAGATTTATCGAGGTGGGATAAACTTGTTATTGGTAAAAGCCAAAGCTCCATGTTGGAAAGGCTTATACATGATCGTATTCAAATTGACGATGATTTGTTGACCAGAAATTTCAATAAGTCTATTACAAATTCTCTTTTGTATGTAGATATCTTAACTTTTGACAGTTATCTCAATAATAATGCAGAACCAAAAACTTATGCAGCCAATTTAGAAAGTACTATTATAGGTACATTATATAGGTCACTAAATTCAAAAAAAAATATAACAGAGCACGATAAGGAGATTATTGATATCATGCAGTCCTCATTACCAAATTTTGAGAATGAAGATTTTGAAATTGAAGATCTCATTCATGATATTGATTATAGTGTTATTAGTCTTCACCAAAAAAAGTACCTTTTAGATTTAGTTTGTCTTTCTATTTGGGATGATGAAATTTTAGAAAGAACGGAATACAAATTTTTAAGATTATTAACCAAAAAATTACAATTAGACACTTCAGAAATTCAAAATTCATTGGTGTGCGTTTCTAATTTTCATAATGAGCATAGACGTGAAGTTTTACTTTTTCAGCAAACAAATCCGTTTTCAAATTTTTACGAAAACTCATCGCAGCTTGTAAACAAATTGTTGAGGAGAAACAGTAAACGTCTCATAAAAGAAATAAGGCAGAGCAAAGAGTTAATGCAGCTTATCACAAAATCTACACATAGAGATCTCACTAAAGAGGAACAAAAACAATTGCAGGCTCAATTGGTGGATATTTTAAAAACCATCCCTAGTTTAGCCATTTTCATGCTTCCTGGAGGTGCTATTTTATTACCTATTTTCGCTAAACTAGTTCCTAATTTATTGCCTTCTGCTTTTGATGATAACAGGATTGAAAAAACTAAATAAGTTTTTAATTTAATTTTCTTCGGAATTTTATGACCGCAACGTCGATAAGAATTGAACAACCGTTAGATGTAGCTATTTTAAAAAACTTCCGAAGATAAAATCATTTCAAATTATTCAAGACAGCCATTCTTTAAAATCCTTAACACGCTCTCTTGCCACAATGACTTCATGTTCGTTAAACGTGTTTAGTTTAATCTGTAATCTAGAATTGGTATAACTTACCATATCTTTTATGGCATTGACGTTCACGAAGAATTTTCTGCTAATCCTAAAAAATTTGTGTGGCTCCAGTTCATCTTCCAATTGCTCTAGCGATGTGTCGAGTAAATAGTTTCTACCTTCTGTAGTATAAGCATAAGTGCCCTTATTTTCACTATAAAAACATTCAATATCATCAATATTGATCAATTTTAAATGCTGACCGACTTTTACTGAAAATCGCTTTTTATACTCCCGTTCTATGGGATTGACCAATAATTTTTTAATATCGTCAAAATCTAAAGTAACCTTTTTTTGTTTTGGCGCACGATCATTAAATTTTGAAACTGCCTTTTCCAAATCATCCTCATCAATAGGTTTTAACAAATAATCTATGCTATTCAACTTGAATGCCTGCAAAGCATACTCATCATAAGCGGTTGTAAAAATCACTGCAGATTTTATATCTATAGCTTCAAAAATCTCAAAAGACAGCCCATCACTAAGCTGAATATCTAAAAATATCAAATCTGGATGTTCATTATTTTGAAACCATTCTATAGATTCTTCTACAGAATGTAACATGGTCTCCGTTTCCATATTTAGTGCGGTCAACATACGCTGTAAACGTCTTGCCGATGGTTTTTCGTCTTCTATGATGATGATATTCATTTCTTATTTTTTATTCTGAAATTTTAATAATTCTAATAATCGCTATTCCCAAAAAGTGGTTTCTTCCTCTTTATTTAAGATTTGCTCAATCTTTCTATCTTCCCAACTTTTCTTGAATATGAATCTTCCTTTAAAAATTCTCCAACCATGAATAAAAATAGCAAAAGTCCACAGTACTAATACCGAAACATTTAATGCAGTAACATTATTTTTATATGGTCCTTCTTCAATAATATAAAAATTGAATAGAATAAGAGCGACAACTACAAGATATAGTGCTAAATGAAAGTAGAAAATTTTAATTTTTCTAACTTGATTTTTTGCCTTTTGAATTTGTTTTGCTTTTTGCTTGTCTGAGTTCATCTTTTAAAATCTTAAATACTTTACTCCCAACGGGAATCATCCTTATCCATAAGTTCCTTGATCTTTCTTTCCTCCCAGTTTCTGCCAAAAATCAAGCTCGGTAAAAATACAGATCCAGCATGCGCCAATAAACCTATTCCCCAAAATGAAAATGTAATAAAATTACGCCATTGAAAATAGCTTTCACCTTCTTCTAAATTTTGAAAGTTGATATACACAAAAACAAGATTGACTATGGTAAAAACTAAGGCATGTGTATAAAAACCCTTTATTCTTTTTACTCTTTTCGCTGCAATTTGATAACGTTCTTTATTTCCTAGTGAGTTGTTCATTATTCCCAATGTTTATTATCTTTTTCCATCATCTCCTTAATTTTACGTTCTTCCCAGTTTTTTCCGAAGAAAAAATTGGGTCCAAAAACGCCCATAAAGTGAAAGAACAAACCAATTCCCCAAAAGAAAGCTGTTGAGAACGTGCCAAAACTAAATAGCTTTACTCCGTTACTGGTGATAATTATTATAATGAATATGTTTACGATTACATAAGAGGCTAAGTGCCAGTAAAACCCAATGATTGCTTTTACTTTTTTCTGTGCTCTTAAGTAGGCTTCTTCTTTCTCCCAAGCTTTTTGAGAGTTTCTATTTCCGTAGGGTTCTATGTTGTTTACCATTTTATGATCTATTTTTTAATTCCATCGTTGCTCTTCTTCTTCACGCATAAATTTTTCAATCTTACGTTTTTCCCAATTACTTCCCAATACGCCATCATTCACATACACCTTGTAGGCATGAAATGCTAGCCCTAATCCCCAACCCAACATTGGGAACCAAAACCATTGGATGGTGTTTGGTGTGTACCTAAACCAGATAAATATTAAAAAAGGTATTACTAAACAATACGAAATTAGGCTGTAATAAAACTCTTTTATCTCTTCTACCCTCTTACGTGCTCTTATATATCTGTCGTCAAAATTTGTTTTTGGTTCTATTGCTTTCATGATTGATACTTGTTTTGTAAGCATTGGTATTGCAACTGCAAAACTGTTTGCTTGTTGATTGATTGATACTGTTTTGTTTGATAATAACTTGTAGCGTTGTTTGATATTCTCTAATCCTACTCCACTGCTCTTTTTTACGATTTGCTTAGGTTGAAGGTTGTTTTCTACAACGAGCATACCTCCATCTTCATAAATTTTAATGTGCAAAGGTTTACTACTAGTGACCATATTATGTTTTACCGCATTTTCTAATAATAACTGTAGAGATAATGGGACTACTTTACTTTCCGGATTTGTGGAATGATCTGGAATTTCAAAAATGATGCTGTCTTCAAAACGCATTTTTAAAAGTGACATGTAGGTTCTTGCGAAATTTAGCTCTTCATCAACAGTTATTAAATCCTTGTTTTTTTGTTCTAAAACATAACGATATACTTTAGATAATGAGGTTGTGAACTTTTGGGCGTTTTTTGGGTTTTCTTCGATTAAACTTGTTAGTACATTTAAGCTATTGAATAAAAAATGTGGATCTAGTTGGTTTTTTAAGGCGTCAAATTTTGCACTTGCAGCACCAGCTATTACTTTCTGCTCTTTGATTTTATTTTTTTGATACCTATTGTAGAAATAAACAACATGAAAAATAATTACAATAGTCATCGTGATCCAAAGGCCAAATGAGTAACCTTGCCAAGTTTCATTTGCAATAAACTCTTCAAAAGGTTGCCCAAAATAAACGACCTCAACAAGCACCCTTAGAAAGAACAAACCAATTAATGTGATAATAGTTGCTCCCAGTATACCGTATAAAACACGTTTTACGGTATCTTGTTTTTTCCATTGGCGACGCTCCATATATCCAAAAAAGAAGGTGTTAGAATAACCAAGAACAAATGCATACAATTGGTAAAATGTAAAATCGATTAAAAATTGATTTATAGTGTTGTAATGAAATCCGCCAGACAACAACTTACCTATAGCATATACAATACAGCCAATAATAAAGGTGATGATGATATTCTTAAAAGGTTTAGTTGCCATGATGGTCTATTTTATTATTTACAGGATTTTGAAACTTGCTCTGCACGCTCTATTCCCCAGTTTGGATGTAAATTGCTTTCTGGTTTAAAGTTAGTAAAAAGTTCAAGAGATTTTTCTATCTCAGCACAAAACGGTTTGGTGTCTTGCCCAAAATAGCGAGCACTACCCATTGCCCAATCTGCTTTATTGAAAGCAACTCTTGGGTTTTGAGGTGCTATTTTGTATGCTTTATTGTAAAGTTCTGTAATTTTTCCTGCATATTTCATTCCGTAGACAGCACCATCATAAGCTACCCAATTGGTTAATACCTGCGCTTGCATTACGATAATTTCTGGATTTTCCTTGCTTATTTCCATAGCAGTATCTATATGTTTTTGAGCTTTATCTAATTGTGCCTTTAAAACGGTTTCATCTTTTTCATTCCAACTTTTTAAGCTGTTGATTTGCGCTATGTAGTAATGTGGTAACCATTCATCTTTTTCAGCATTTGAAATGCGCTCAAACATATTTTCAGCTTCATCGGTTTTGTTGTCTTGCCAAAGTGCAAATGCTTTTTGCATTCCTTTTTCATAATTGGTTTGTGCGTTTAGTAATTGACTAAACATTAAGAACATAAAAAATTTAACTACTGTGCTCATGATAATTTGTTTTATTTCTGAAATAAATTCAGCGTGATTGATAAGGCAAATATCCAACAGAAGTCAGCTTTTTGAAAAAACGAATTACCGAACTGTAATTTTTAAATGATGAATTGTAAAATTAGTTCAAGAATTAAGTAACTTATTGAAAAACTCAACTACTAACAAGTAACGAACTCTTAAAAAAACCAACACAATGAAAAAATTAGCTTTACTTATTTTAAGTTTAATTCTTACCATTTCGGTATCCTCACAGGATAAACGCTTAAAAGGAATTGAAAAGGAATTAAATAAAATTCTTGAAGTAACTCAAACTGCTGGTTACGCTGTAGCTGTAGTTGAGGGCGACAAAATTATTTATGCCAAAGGATTTGGTTACCGTGATTATGAAAATAAAATTGCAGTAGACGCGAATACACTATTTGCTATCGGCTCATCCACAAAAGCATTTACATCTTCACTTTTAGGGATATTGAGAGATGATGATAAATTATCATTTGATCATAATCCTAGACAATATGTGCCAGAATTAGAGTTTTACAATAATGACCTAAATAATAACCTCATCATAAAAGATTTGATGAGGCACAGTACTGGTTTACCTAGACATGATGGATCTTGGTAT
It contains:
- a CDS encoding LytR/AlgR family response regulator transcription factor codes for the protein MNIIIIEDEKPSARRLQRMLTALNMETETMLHSVEESIEWFQNNEHPDLIFLDIQLSDGLSFEIFEAIDIKSAVIFTTAYDEYALQAFKLNSIDYLLKPIDEDDLEKAVSKFNDRAPKQKKVTLDFDDIKKLLVNPIEREYKKRFSVKVGQHLKLINIDDIECFYSENKGTYAYTTEGRNYLLDTSLEQLEDELEPHKFFRISRKFFVNVNAIKDMVSYTNSRLQIKLNTFNEHEVIVARERVKDFKEWLS
- a CDS encoding 2TM domain-containing protein; this translates as MNNSLGNKERYQIAAKRVKRIKGFYTHALVFTIVNLVFVYINFQNLEEGESYFQWRNFITFSFWGIGLLAHAGSVFLPSLIFGRNWEERKIKELMDKDDSRWE
- a CDS encoding 2TM domain-containing protein translates to MATKPFKNIIITFIIGCIVYAIGKLLSGGFHYNTINQFLIDFTFYQLYAFVLGYSNTFFFGYMERRQWKKQDTVKRVLYGILGATIITLIGLFFLRVLVEVVYFGQPFEEFIANETWQGYSFGLWITMTIVIIFHVVYFYNRYQKNKIKEQKVIAGAASAKFDALKNQLDPHFLFNSLNVLTSLIEENPKNAQKFTTSLSKVYRYVLEQKNKDLITVDEELNFARTYMSLLKMRFEDSIIFEIPDHSTNPESKVVPLSLQLLLENAVKHNMVTSSKPLHIKIYEDGGMLVVENNLQPKQIVKKSSGVGLENIKQRYKLLSNKTVSINQQANSFAVAIPMLTKQVSIMKAIEPKTNFDDRYIRARKRVEEIKEFYYSLISYCLVIPFLIFIWFRYTPNTIQWFWFPMLGWGLGLAFHAYKVYVNDGVLGSNWEKRKIEKFMREEEEQRWN
- a CDS encoding 2TM domain-containing protein, which encodes MVNNIEPYGNRNSQKAWEKEEAYLRAQKKVKAIIGFYWHLASYVIVNIFIIIIITSNGVKLFSFGTFSTAFFWGIGLFFHFMGVFGPNFFFGKNWEERKIKEMMEKDNKHWE
- a CDS encoding LETM1-related biofilm-associated protein, encoding MNPSTSGWIEKFCYQFSQNGIPFGNYEQLYNGLKSYGFIYGVNVKHTKHIGSLHTYSEDEIAKINLLTGFYHIYFFKNPNATVASFIKDLLFFYKTLEVSDLSRWDKLVIGKSQSSMLERLIHDRIQIDDDLLTRNFNKSITNSLLYVDILTFDSYLNNNAEPKTYAANLESTIIGTLYRSLNSKKNITEHDKEIIDIMQSSLPNFENEDFEIEDLIHDIDYSVISLHQKKYLLDLVCLSIWDDEILERTEYKFLRLLTKKLQLDTSEIQNSLVCVSNFHNEHRREVLLFQQTNPFSNFYENSSQLVNKLLRRNSKRLIKEIRQSKELMQLITKSTHRDLTKEEQKQLQAQLVDILKTIPSLAIFMLPGGAILLPIFAKLVPNLLPSAFDDNRIEKTK
- a CDS encoding 2TM domain-containing protein; this encodes MNSDKQKAKQIQKAKNQVRKIKIFYFHLALYLVVVALILFNFYIIEEGPYKNNVTALNVSVLVLWTFAIFIHGWRIFKGRFIFKKSWEDRKIEQILNKEEETTFWE
- a CDS encoding tetratricopeptide repeat protein, with the translated sequence MSTVVKFFMFLMFSQLLNAQTNYEKGMQKAFALWQDNKTDEAENMFERISNAEKDEWLPHYYIAQINSLKSWNEKDETVLKAQLDKAQKHIDTAMEISKENPEIIVMQAQVLTNWVAYDGAVYGMKYAGKITELYNKAYKIAPQNPRVAFNKADWAMGSARYFGQDTKPFCAEIEKSLELFTNFKPESNLHPNWGIERAEQVSKSCK